A stretch of DNA from Thermococcus sp. Bubb.Bath:
CAGTACCCCCGGAGGTTTTAACCTTTTTCGAGAGCCAGAGCCAGATGAGGGTGCCCAGGATTATTCCAGTGATCGCGTCCCACACCCAGTGTTCCCCAAGGAGAACCGTAGCAGGAGGAACTAAGAGGGGGAGGATGGAGAGAAGCCTCGCAATCTTCTCCCTTTGTCTAAACAGGAACAGGAAGCTGACCGTTGCTATCGTGCAGTGTGGTGATGGAAGGACGAACTGGGGCCTTGCCTGCCAGCTGGGAGGGGGGTACTGCCTTGGAAGGTCTTGGTAGATGTAGTGTGGGGCGTTCACGTTAACCACGGCGAATATCACGGCAAGGATCAGGAAGGAAAGGGCGTAAGCCCTGACGAGGAGCCTGCTCCCTCTGGGAGCGGTTATGAGGAGGTATGTGAAGGTAAGAACCATAACTCCTGTGAAGCCGAGCCTGTAAACGGTGTCCATAACGTGATATATCACCGGATGCGCCTCAGTCCAGAGGAGGAGCGAGAGGACGAACTCTTTTGAGGTACCAGGAAGCTTCAGGAGAAGGCCGTTCCAGTTAAGGCTCCAGCGGCCAATTAGTGGATAGACATAGCTGTAAGCGTCCCAGAAGAAATAGACCGCGAGAAACTCCATCAGCGCCTTATTCCGCTCTCCCATCGTCTCTCCCCACAGTTAATCGGTTCCATCCTTAAAAACCTGTCACCGTAATCTTTATAAAGGGCCCCCGTATTCCCTACATTGGGTCGAGCCGCCGTAGCTTAGTTGGCAGAGCGCCGGACTGTTAATCCGGCGGTCCCCGGTTCAAATCCGGGCGGCGGCGCCATCAGTGGGCCCGTAGCTCAGCCTGGTCAGAGCGCGCGGCTCATAACCGCGTGGTCGGGGGTTCGAAGCCCCCCGGGCCCACCACTCAGCCCTTTGCTCCGCAAAGCGCTGGCGGAAGGAATCGTGCTTTTGTAGAAATGCTAATTTTAAGAAGGTTTACTCTTAAAAAGCCATCTTCATGGGTGTTTGCTCCCAACGAGGCGTCCTTCGGACGCCAGAACAAAAAGCAAACTTTGTAAAAACCCGCTTTTAGAGTTAAACCCCCTGTTAATGACCCAAAAAGAATGCACGGTTACC
This window harbors:
- a CDS encoding phosphatase PAP2 family protein, coding for MGERNKALMEFLAVYFFWDAYSYVYPLIGRWSLNWNGLLLKLPGTSKEFVLSLLLWTEAHPVIYHVMDTVYRLGFTGVMVLTFTYLLITAPRGSRLLVRAYALSFLILAVIFAVVNVNAPHYIYQDLPRQYPPPSWQARPQFVLPSPHCTIATVSFLFLFRQREKIARLLSILPLLVPPATVLLGEHWVWDAITGIILGTLIWLWLSKKVKTSGGTGIGE